Proteins from a single region of Hymenobacter aquaticus:
- a CDS encoding META domain-containing protein, giving the protein MSLVSCLRPAAALVLLVAPACSFDLNERPNAGSITTDEPVAAALQDVRWELRELGGQPAPRTERRPFLLLRNNRPRVEGRAACNQFSGPYTLAERGRLRLGPLVTTRSACPDLAAEGAFLQALNQAQHYRLSRNTLTLYAADTLGTPLARLEAVNE; this is encoded by the coding sequence ATGTCGTTAGTTTCCTGTCTTCGCCCGGCCGCCGCGCTGGTGCTGCTCGTGGCCCCCGCCTGTAGCTTCGATTTGAATGAGCGCCCCAATGCCGGGAGCATTACCACGGATGAGCCCGTGGCGGCCGCCTTGCAGGACGTGCGCTGGGAGCTGCGGGAGCTGGGCGGGCAGCCCGCGCCCCGCACCGAGCGCCGCCCGTTTCTGCTGCTGCGCAACAACCGCCCCCGGGTAGAGGGCCGGGCCGCCTGCAACCAGTTCTCGGGCCCCTACACCCTGGCCGAGCGGGGCCGCCTGCGCCTGGGCCCCCTGGTCACGACCCGCAGCGCCTGCCCCGACCTGGCCGCCGAGGGCGCCTTCCTGCAAGCCCTCAACCAGGCCCAGCACTACCGGCTCAGCCGCAACACCCTGACCCTCTACGCCGCCGACACCCTCGGCACCCCCCTAGCCCGGCTGGAAGCGGTGAATGAGTGA
- a CDS encoding T9SS type A sorting domain-containing protein has translation MPISTPDSLRRAAFVLAAFAYSLPAAQAQINPPTWLNAYAPGFAPTAAGALASDAAGNTYAAGSFTGSITIGTTTLVSRGLSDGYLVKYTPTGTVAWVFSFSTASNELATDVALDAAGNAYVTGTFTGPIPLTTNGLQLTSINTASKVFVVRVSPQGVPQWAAQSSPAASTGVSAASIGTDALGNVYATGLYTSSMSFGTPVVGLSTPTGFGAFLLQLRAATGEARRLTPAFDYQPPSGPTTYQPPRLAVAARGDVYVVTSFTVPIQASGSPAYTPRGNNDLLLIGYDPQGQAAWVRQEGGPSDERVNDVQADADGNLYLAGSFAGPTTFGTIALPGAGGLDGYLAKYSPLGALSWVAASGGPGSDGWGGLSLDPGGKPHVAGYFNTGARYGSLTLTSAGGNDVAVAAYRPDGQLDWVQQAGGPGSDVGYYVGVGSPYYYAFGTFSGTCAFDNRTVSSGSAATGNFLARLGDPTLTTAPARPQALGLFPNPAAAEVSLPGLLAGTRVQLFDARGRVARETTVSAAARVSVRGLAPGLYTLRTTDAQGQPRTGKLVVE, from the coding sequence ATGCCTATTTCTACCCCTGATTCTTTGCGCCGCGCGGCCTTCGTGCTGGCGGCCTTTGCCTACTCCCTGCCCGCGGCCCAGGCCCAGATCAACCCGCCCACCTGGCTTAATGCCTACGCGCCCGGCTTTGCGCCCACCGCCGCCGGGGCCCTGGCCTCCGATGCGGCCGGCAACACCTACGCGGCCGGCAGCTTCACGGGCAGCATCACCATCGGCACCACCACCCTCGTCAGCCGGGGCCTCAGCGACGGGTACCTGGTGAAATACACCCCCACCGGCACGGTGGCCTGGGTGTTCTCCTTCAGCACGGCCAGCAACGAGCTGGCTACCGACGTGGCCCTCGACGCGGCCGGCAATGCCTACGTGACCGGCACCTTTACCGGCCCCATACCCCTGACCACCAACGGCCTACAGCTCACCAGTATCAACACCGCCTCGAAAGTCTTCGTGGTTCGGGTGTCGCCCCAGGGGGTGCCCCAGTGGGCCGCGCAGAGCTCGCCCGCCGCCAGCACCGGGGTCAGCGCCGCCTCCATCGGAACAGATGCGCTGGGCAACGTCTACGCCACCGGCCTCTACACCAGCTCGATGAGCTTTGGTACGCCGGTCGTGGGCCTCAGCACCCCCACCGGGTTTGGCGCCTTCCTGCTCCAGCTGCGCGCCGCCACCGGCGAGGCCCGCCGCCTCACCCCGGCCTTCGACTACCAGCCGCCCTCGGGCCCGACCACCTACCAGCCGCCCCGCCTGGCCGTGGCCGCGCGCGGCGACGTGTACGTCGTCACGAGCTTTACCGTGCCCATTCAGGCAAGCGGCAGCCCGGCCTACACCCCGCGCGGCAACAATGACCTGCTACTCATCGGCTACGACCCGCAGGGCCAGGCCGCCTGGGTGCGGCAGGAAGGCGGCCCGAGCGACGAGCGGGTAAACGATGTGCAGGCCGACGCCGATGGCAACCTCTACCTGGCCGGCTCCTTTGCTGGGCCCACCACCTTTGGCACCATCGCCCTGCCCGGCGCCGGCGGCCTGGATGGCTACCTGGCTAAATATTCACCCCTGGGGGCGCTGAGCTGGGTGGCGGCCAGCGGCGGGCCCGGCTCCGACGGCTGGGGCGGCCTCAGCCTCGACCCGGGCGGCAAGCCCCACGTGGCGGGCTACTTCAACACGGGGGCCCGCTACGGCTCCCTGACGCTGACCAGCGCCGGCGGCAACGACGTGGCCGTGGCCGCCTACCGCCCCGACGGGCAGCTCGACTGGGTGCAGCAGGCCGGCGGCCCGGGCTCCGACGTGGGCTACTACGTGGGCGTTGGCTCGCCCTACTACTATGCGTTCGGCACGTTCTCGGGCACCTGCGCTTTCGACAACCGGACAGTCAGCAGCGGCAGTGCTGCTACCGGCAACTTCCTGGCCCGCCTCGGCGACCCGACCCTGACCACGGCCCCGGCCCGCCCCCAGGCGCTGGGCCTGTTCCCCAATCCGGCGGCCGCCGAGGTGAGCCTGCCCGGCTTGCTCGCCGGCACCCGCGTGCAGCTGTTCGACGCGCGGGGCCGCGTAGCCCGCGAAACAACCGTCTCGGCCGCCGCCCGGGTATCGGTGCGGGGCCTCGCCCCAGGCCTCTACACCCTGCGCACCACCGACGCCCAAGGCCAGCCCCGCACCGGCAAGCTGGTAGTGGAGTAG
- a CDS encoding PAS domain-containing sensor histidine kinase, protein MASAPCSLSPAHDPEAELRALREENARLREVAARQQSLDAEYQLSQARFRTVFENSPLGHKIIAPDLTILQVNPALVEMLDLAGPDDLVGKRILEFAHPDHNADWHELQTRLWAHKLRSFSLETCLRRPDGSSFWCQVTAVLFQDNGGDLGYTTLEDISDRKKLEISHKRLYDAQETVLHLIAHDLRSPVAHIQMVMELLRRDEELLALRSASNPEGVATFLNLIGHSCGQAHALLNDVLYLGQLESTRQEKHHTNLNAFLDERLATFRLAAQERGIELVLTLPPQAEHADIHPDKLGRILDNLLSNALKFTPSGGRVSVRLEKHAGHIRLIVHDTGLGIPEALQPHVFDKFGAAQRPGLYGDTTTGLGLFITKQIVELHEGRIWLESRENKGTTFFIDLS, encoded by the coding sequence ATGGCCTCTGCTCCCTGCTCCCTGTCCCCTGCCCACGACCCGGAAGCCGAGCTCCGGGCGCTGCGCGAGGAAAACGCCCGGCTGCGGGAGGTAGCCGCCCGGCAGCAGAGCCTCGACGCCGAGTATCAGCTCAGCCAGGCCCGCTTCCGCACCGTGTTCGAGAACTCGCCCCTGGGCCACAAAATCATTGCCCCCGACCTGACCATTCTGCAGGTTAACCCGGCCCTGGTGGAGATGCTCGACCTGGCCGGCCCCGATGACCTAGTGGGCAAGCGCATCCTGGAGTTTGCCCACCCCGACCACAACGCCGACTGGCACGAGCTGCAAACCCGCCTGTGGGCCCACAAGCTGCGCAGCTTCTCGCTCGAAACCTGCCTGCGCCGCCCCGACGGCTCGTCGTTCTGGTGCCAGGTCACGGCCGTGCTCTTTCAGGACAACGGCGGCGACCTGGGCTACACCACCCTGGAGGACATCAGCGACCGGAAGAAGCTCGAAATATCCCACAAGCGGCTCTACGATGCGCAGGAAACGGTGCTGCACCTGATAGCCCACGATTTGCGCAGCCCCGTGGCCCACATCCAGATGGTGATGGAGCTGCTGCGGCGCGACGAGGAGCTGCTGGCCCTGCGCTCGGCCAGCAACCCCGAGGGCGTCGCCACTTTCCTCAACCTGATCGGCCACTCCTGCGGCCAGGCCCACGCCCTGCTCAACGACGTGCTCTACCTGGGCCAGCTCGAATCGACGCGCCAGGAAAAGCACCACACCAACCTCAACGCCTTCCTCGACGAGCGCCTGGCAACCTTCCGCCTGGCCGCCCAGGAGCGCGGCATCGAGCTGGTGCTCACCCTGCCGCCCCAGGCCGAGCACGCCGACATTCACCCCGACAAGCTGGGCCGCATCCTGGACAACCTGCTCAGCAACGCCCTGAAGTTTACGCCCAGCGGCGGCCGGGTGTCGGTGCGCCTGGAAAAGCACGCGGGCCACATCCGCCTCATCGTCCACGATACCGGCCTGGGCATTCCCGAAGCCCTGCAGCCCCACGTCTTCGACAAGTTCGGCGCGGCCCAGCGCCCCGGCCTCTACGGCGACACCACCACCGGCCTGGGCCTGTTCATCACCAAGCAGATCGTGGAGCTGCACGAGGGCAGGATCTGGCTGGAGAGCCGCGAGAATAAAGGCACCACCTTCTTCATTGATCTGAGCTAG
- a CDS encoding GNAT family N-acetyltransferase, translating into MHLDLNLLERWLTGWSLARGVALPRAGGGGLVVEVGWPGQVRRHVFVEAGPALRACAARIREPLVYLKAAVGPDELRRALPAAWQIEEARYLMYCPGPMAAPAGELPAGYAVQLGVEHGASVLCLVDAAGQTAATGRVVVHRGTAVFDRIETMEGYRRRGLGSAVMHALDQLARQAGATERLLVATEQGRALYQRLGWRVVAPYSTAVLAAL; encoded by the coding sequence ATGCATCTTGACCTGAACTTACTGGAGCGTTGGCTGACGGGGTGGAGCCTGGCCCGGGGTGTGGCGCTGCCCCGGGCCGGCGGGGGCGGGTTGGTGGTGGAGGTGGGCTGGCCGGGGCAGGTGCGGCGGCATGTGTTCGTGGAGGCCGGCCCGGCGCTGCGCGCCTGCGCGGCCCGCATCCGGGAGCCGTTGGTGTACCTGAAAGCAGCCGTGGGTCCCGACGAGCTGCGGCGGGCGCTGCCGGCGGCCTGGCAGATCGAGGAGGCCCGTTACCTGATGTACTGCCCCGGCCCGATGGCGGCCCCCGCCGGGGAGCTGCCCGCCGGGTACGCGGTGCAGCTCGGCGTCGAGCACGGGGCCTCGGTGCTGTGCCTGGTGGATGCGGCCGGGCAGACCGCCGCCACGGGCCGGGTGGTGGTGCACCGGGGCACGGCAGTGTTCGACCGGATTGAAACGATGGAAGGATACCGCCGCCGGGGGCTGGGCTCGGCCGTGATGCACGCCCTGGATCAGCTGGCGCGGCAGGCCGGCGCCACCGAGCGCCTGCTCGTGGCCACCGAGCAGGGCCGGGCGCTGTACCAGCGCCTGGGCTGGCGGGTGGTAGCGCCCTACTCGACGGCCGTGCTGGCGGCCCTGTAA
- a CDS encoding tail fiber domain-containing protein, translating into MHRLPSLILMDNFSALLRRAAGLLALALALLPPLAASAQGPDTLLVVRKRNPSAARLTVFSTGGLLLGGDYDGDAFGQYVPAEGSGTRLVWYPEKAAFRAGSINGTQWDAANIGNYSTAAGYNCRASGDYTAAFGKDVTAAQINAFAVGEYSIASGAASVALGYDAHTNARQGSFVFADRSVTHDNSGANNNAFRAGVNHSANWRVTGGFRVFTSSNLTTGVTFQSGSVTSNWGQSNAVISTSTGAYLSTGGTWTNTSDRRKKHRFEVVAGEDVLRRLRQVPITRWSYKADPATVRHLGPIAQDFRRAFGLGPDSISISTVDADGVALAGVQALDARTTAQARQLAALQAENAALKTRLDALERRALAAATVPAPGPSATAGLPLAAAVLLAGGGLGMLLRRRVNE; encoded by the coding sequence TTGCACCGTTTACCCTCCCTGATTCTCATGGACAACTTCTCCGCTCTTCTGCGCCGGGCGGCCGGCCTGTTGGCCCTGGCCCTGGCCCTGCTGCCGCCCCTGGCCGCCTCGGCCCAGGGCCCCGATACCCTGCTGGTGGTGCGCAAGCGCAACCCCAGCGCCGCCCGCCTCACCGTCTTCTCGACCGGGGGCCTGCTCCTGGGCGGCGACTACGACGGCGACGCCTTCGGCCAGTACGTGCCGGCCGAAGGCAGTGGCACCCGCCTGGTGTGGTACCCCGAAAAGGCCGCTTTCCGGGCCGGCTCCATCAACGGCACCCAGTGGGACGCGGCCAACATCGGCAACTACTCTACCGCCGCCGGCTACAACTGCCGGGCCAGCGGCGACTACACCGCTGCTTTCGGCAAGGACGTGACGGCCGCCCAAATCAACGCCTTTGCCGTGGGCGAATACTCCATTGCCTCCGGCGCGGCCTCGGTGGCCCTGGGCTACGACGCGCACACCAACGCCCGGCAGGGCTCCTTTGTTTTCGCCGACCGTTCCGTAACGCACGACAACAGCGGCGCGAACAATAATGCTTTCCGGGCGGGCGTGAACCACTCGGCCAACTGGCGCGTGACGGGCGGCTTCCGCGTCTTCACCAGCAGCAACCTGACCACTGGCGTTACCTTCCAGTCGGGCAGCGTAACCAGCAACTGGGGGCAGTCGAATGCGGTAATTTCCACCTCCACCGGGGCCTACCTGAGCACCGGCGGCACCTGGACCAACACCTCCGACCGCCGCAAGAAGCACCGGTTTGAAGTCGTTGCGGGCGAAGACGTGCTCCGCCGCCTGCGCCAGGTGCCCATCACGCGCTGGAGCTACAAGGCCGACCCGGCCACCGTGCGCCACCTGGGCCCCATAGCCCAGGACTTCCGCCGGGCCTTCGGCCTGGGCCCCGACAGCATCAGCATCAGCACCGTGGATGCCGACGGCGTGGCCCTGGCCGGCGTGCAGGCCCTCGACGCCCGCACCACCGCGCAGGCCCGGCAGCTGGCCGCCCTGCAAGCCGAAAATGCCGCCCTCAAAACCCGCCTCGACGCCCTGGAGCGCCGGGCGCTGGCCGCCGCTACGGTCCCCGCCCCCGGGCCATCTGCTACCGCCGGCCTGCCCCTGGCCGCCGCCGTGCTGCTGGCCGGCGGCGGGCTGGGCATGCTGCTGCGCCGTAGAGTGAATGAGTGA